AATACTTCATATTCCCATTCGCAGGTGATTGCTTCATTACATACTGTCAATTATTTGTTGGAAATTCAAAGTGGAGTCGTGTAATCAAACCTCTTTATCGTCTCCCttccctcccccccccccccttcatgaataacatttatatttaacCACACTCAATTTCATCCCCATACCATCTGAGCTAAGGTCTTCAGGCATGGCTATGAATGCAgtgtgaaaatttttatttttattacttggcAACTTTTTATATACAATTTTTCTTTCTGGGGAAGCAGCCCTCATCATTTTATAGTTATCATTTTAAATATGCTTTCTTCCATTCatggatttatattttttttcttattgtttttgttttcaaCCTTGAATCAGTCAAGTTGTTGGTTGGCCTCCAATAAGAGCTTATAGAATGAACAGCATGGTTAACCAGGCAAAGTCAGTGGCCACTGAAGAATATAACTCAATAATTGGGAAAAATAAAAGCAAGACTTCTGTGCTAGATAAGACTAACAATGGAAGCAACATGAACAACAATCATTCCAAGGTCAGAAATTCCCTCTTTGTTAAGGTGAATATGGATGGGATTGCTATAGGAAGAAAGATTGATCTGAATGCTTCTGGCTGCTATGAGACCTTAGCTCAAACCTTGGAAGATATGTTCCTTCGACCCACCCtgacaaataatgcaatgcgtaaGTTTTTTCCCATCGTTTTCATATGAATGCTCCAAATCTGTGTCAAACTATTTTTTGGACTAAATTACAAGTTTCAAAAGCCATGCAAGATAGACCTTACTGGCGTTATTCCTTTTCCGCAAAGTTTGTTGTTATTATGCTTAATATGATCTGAAATTTGTATGCTTTGTAGTTTACAATCTTATCTTCcgtaaataataatttgaagAGTTTATTTGATAATTCTTGATGTAGATATTGATAGGAATATACCTGatcattttcttaattttttacattggAAAAATGTTCATCTATCTCCATTTATGAGCTTCCATATATTCTGATTTCAAAAATCAGAGTTTCTTGAAAATTGCAGAAATATATTAGGATTCCAGATGCATTTTTTAGAACAGCTAGCTTTAAAAAGTACATCCTGTATCCTGAGGTTCCATTGAGGCTTTTCAATGTGTTTTATTAGCATCTCCCAAGTATATTTGTGATTTGATTGGTGGTGGCATTATATTTGTAATAGGACCGGAGCATAATCTAATGATAGATGCAACAAGATGCTCAAAATTGCTGGATGGTTCATCTGAATATGTGCTCACATATGAGGACAAGGAAGGGGATTGGATGCTTGTTGGAGATGTTCCTTGGGGGTATGTTTCCATTCAATACATGTCTGATAGTTTATGTTGATACCTGACACGTTGAAATTCCGTGAATATTTTTAGTAAGCCTGAAGGCCAAGTGTTATGCCTTGTGTCAAGCAAACAAATTAGAGCTACTAGATGGTTCTGATATATTTGCAGATTGATGGCAAGACAATGACATGATGCTAGTTACCAATGTGTGGAGAGAATAGTGGAGCCGTGGAGCACTAGCACAGTCCCACACTGAATGGGGAAAAAGTAGACAAGGAAATAAGGAATAAGAGCATAAGGCACAGAATAAAGGAATAAATGAaagaggaagaaaatggaaaaagaaGAATTTAGTTGCAtacttttgatttttcttttgtattttcttgTCAAATTAATGCTTTAGCTTTTTTAACTTCTTTTGAGTCATTTTATTTACAGTGGGGAAAAAGTAGAAGAGGAAGTAAGGGATAGGGAGACACATAGCAaaggaataaaaaaaagaaaaggaaaagggaaaaaaaggaGGAATATATTTACAtacttttgatttctttttttattttctttatgctTTATTGAGAATTTAATGCTTTAGtgtttttattatcttttgagTGTGAGTTTGTTTAGCATATTTtgcattaatttttatacttgttAATTTGGTTTCTGCTTTCAGGATGTTCCTTTTCTCTGTGAAGAGACTCAGAATCATGCGGCGATCTGAAGCCACTGGACTTGGTAAACAAACATGAAATCAACATTCTGATTCACTCCTGAAGCTGCAAACTTCATGTACTAATTATGTCAGATCAATTTCTAATTTGTAGCTCCAAGGTTTCAAGAAAGGAATGGGAGACAAAGAAGCAAGCCTATATAGGCTTTTCCTCTTAAACTCGAGTGAGATGAAGAAAATCTATGGCTTGAAGAGTGATACACAAAGGAGAAagtgataaaaataaaagcatTTCGAAATAGTAATGACTGGTTTTCTGCGGCATTGAGTTGGTTTTTTGGTTGCTGTAATTTCCTATCATGATAATATTTGTTCATTCTTGTTTTGTCTCTGAAAATACTTgccacacttttttttttaacaacacAACCACTTCACTTTTTGGtgtagcatactcatgcatactTGCATCGGTCAGTTACCAATCCTGTAAATTCCAGAGTGCTCAAATTGCTTTCTCATCTTAGTGAATGCAAAGTATATTATTGTTCTTGAAATGTTTCTCCTTTACTTGCTAGTTGATTCCCATTGATCTTTGCTTAATTACACTTGTTGAAGTATTCTGTGAGCTTGTTTGGTATTGAGTTTGAAGGttagaaaaatgtttttttagaAGTTATTTTCTTAATAGTATTTTTAAGAAAGTGTTTTTTCAACAACAATACCAAACAGACCCCTAATCATATGGAATTAATGGCAAATTTACACATTATTTTCAACTTGCTGAATCTTTTTGTTGGTGGGCAATCCGAGTCTAACCGGGCACCCTTCCCGTGACTGGGAATGACTGGTTCAAGTAACTGGATATTTTTAGGTTATTATATCACCTATTCTTTCAGAACTTTCACTTACCACACAGGAACTGAGCAATTTATTTGCATGGAGAATAAAGTTTCATGTACCCATTAATTTCTGGAGAACAATTGATTACAAACATAAACCAAAACTACATACAAATGAAgaaattaaacaaaataatgGCTAAGGCAAcacatttttattttgatgCCCTATACAAGGCCATTTACAGGTGATGTGCTAAAGATAGGCTTATCTTTGTTACTGTCATGGTCACTGCTGTTGCTACTGCTTTTTCTCCGGGGCTTCGCCTCTCCAAGCATTGTGATCACATCCCTCATGGAAGGCCTTTCCTTGGGGAGCTTAGCAGTGCAGAGAAGTGCTATCCTAAGTACTAATAGCATCTCTTCTTGAACATGCTTGCAATTACCTACACTGTTGTCTAGTGCTTCTTCTAATGGTCTGTTATCCCTAATCTTTTTCCGAATCCATTCTACTATGTCAACAGATTCTCCAAACTCAGGATCTAATGGTTGTTTTCCGGTGAGAAGTTCTAGCAGAACTACTCCATAGCTGTATATATCAATCTTTTCATCTACCTTCAAGGTGTATCCATATTCTGCAAAATGATAGGAAGAAAACGTCAGGATCTGTGAACCATGTTCCCCAATCCAACAAGTGTATTATTTTATAAACCTAAATCTATGCCAAATCCATTTACATAATATCTAAATCCATCTTGAAAGGTTCTGATGCATTGGGGCCGTGAAAACTCGACCTAGTATCTAGATTTAAGTGCTTTATTTCAGCTCTCCTTGGAGCTTGATTTGGCAAATTAATATAAGGTAATATAGTCCTTATATTCTGCGACTAAATGGGAATCATATTGATGAATAAAGCTATTGACTGAAACTTACCTGGAGCAATGTATCCATAGGAGCCAGCCACCATGGAAACTGTCTCATTCTTCCGAATCATCATTTTCGCCAATCCAAAATCTGCAATTCTTGCCTCAAGATTTGCATCAAGCAGTATGTTATTCGACTTGATGTCGCGATGAATGACGGGGGGTTGACAATCATGGTGCAGATAAGCAAGTCCTTGTGCAACTCCAACTGCTATATTATACCTTGAAACCCAATCCACAAGCAATCTCCCTGCTTGTTTACCATGCAAAGCTTCTCCAAGATTGCCATTGGGCATGTACTCATATATTATCATCATGTCAGTATCATTGTGAAGAAAGCCTAATAACCGAACGATATTTCGATGCCTTAGCTTCCCCAGGAGATTGACTTCTCCTACAAAATCATCACTGCTTCCAGTTTTAATGTCTCTTCCTGATCTCCATAACTTCTTAACTGCTACAACTGTGTTTAACCGAGGCATCTCAGCCTTGTAAACAGTCCCAGTAGCTCCCATTCCGATCACATTGGATTCCTTCACACATGCTAGAATGTCTGCACTAGTGAAACCAAGCCTTTGGAATGCCATCAATCTCCAAGGCCACTCTCCCTTGCCCATTTCGAGACTTTCTTCGAAGCAACTTCCGTTCGAATAACATCTTTTATAGAGAGATCGTGCAACGATAAGTGCAATTATAACTGCAAAAACTGATGAAATTCCAATAGTCCATCCAGCAACAATGCGCTTCGTGTGCAAGCCCTTCTGCTGTGATTCAGCAAGTAAACTGTGGCTGCATGGAGGCAGGATGCCGCCACAGAGACCTGCATTGCCTTTAAGATCATCTGGATTTATTGTTTTTAAAACGCCATTTGCAGGAACTGGACCTTCTAGCCTGTTGTATGAAACATTTAGCACTTCTAAGGCAGGTGAGGTTCCGAAATTTTCAGGTATTTCACCTGTTAAAGAATTGTTTGACAGATCAAGAATTGCCAATGTGGGCATCATTGCAATTGCTTTTGGGATTTCTCCAGTCAACTGATTGTTCTTTAGATTCAAAGTTACCAATTTCTGACATGAAGCAGTGCTAGCTGGAATGGTTCCAGAGAAATGGTTTGATGAGAGATCAAGAACAGAAAGTGAAGGACAGTCCTGGAACTGATCTGGGATTTCACCATCTAAGTTGTTATTTGAGGCAATGAAAGTTTGCAGATTCGCTATTGCAAGAATTGTCGAAGGTAGAGAAGATCTGAGGTGGTTTCTGGAGAGATCAatgaaagaaagagatgaagacgAAGCAAGATCATTTGGGATTTGACCTGTAAGGCTATTGTTTGCCAACTCTAACCTTTGAAGCTTTTCAAGTTTACCAAGCCCTATTGGAATCGTCCCAGAAAGAAAATTGTTCTGCATACGAACACGAACAAGCAAAAAACATGCTGATAAGCTTGGAGGAATTGAACCTGTGAAGGCATTGTTGAAGAGAATGAGCTTAGTGAGATTGCCACCACTGCACAAGCCTGCTGGAATCTCGCCGGAGAATGCATTGGATGATACGTCCAGCCACTGCAATGCTGAATTCCTGCCTAGATCAATAGGCAAGGGACCTGATAATGAATTGTTCCAAAGCTCAAGCACCTGTAATTGAGTCAACCAGCCGAGTCCAGCAGGAACAGCTCCTGTCAGCTGGTTGCACATCAGATTCAAGAGCTTTAAATTCTTCAACTCAGCAATTGCAGCTGGAATTTCTCCTGATAACATGTTATCAGAGAGATCCAGCAGTTGCAGAGAAGTCAAGTTGCCAATTGCATCAGGAATCTTGCCTTCAAAATTGTTCTGATACAAGAACACCGTCTCAAGCACCTTAAGCCTCCCCAATCCAGCTGGAATCTCACTCCCTAGATTGCCAACAGCCAAATCAAGATACTTCAGATTGGTCAGATTTCCAAACTCTGCTGGAATCCCACCTTCAAATTCATTGTAGCCAATTATTATTCTCTCTAGTGATGAAAGCTGACCCAGCTCTGCTGGTATTTTGCCGGTGAGATTGTTCCCAGAAAGTCCAAGAAACTTCAACTTCTGCAAATTATTGAAAGATTTTGGAATAGAGCCTTCAAAAAAACTCCCTCTCAGATCAAGTGTCTCCAGCAAAGTCGCATTGCCAATATCCTCAGGAATAAATCCTGAGAAGCTGTTACTCGAAGCATTTAGCAAAGTTAGACCGGCGGCTCTTCCAAGCCCCGTCGGAAAGCTACCAACAAACAAGTTCTGGCTCACATCAATGCTTATAAGAGAAGTGAGATTGGCTATAGCTTTTGTCAAATATGAAGAGAACCCATTGCAGCACAAGTTAAGAGAAGCGAGGCTTCGCAGCCATTGAATATCATCTGATATATTTCCACTGAGATTCATTTGGGAGAGATCAAGCTTTTCAACAGCTCCATGAGAATTGCACCGAACTCCAGTCCAGTTACAGTGAGTTGCATTGTTGGACAACTTCCAATCTTGAAGCTTATTTAATGGATCTAAAAGGCCACCTTTTATCGATAGCAGAGCTGATGCTTCTTCATTCAAAGCAGCAGAACAAAAAGAGTGAAAACCAATGCAACAGCAGCAGAAGAAAACCAAGATTCTCAACTCCATATTCTTCTCCCTCATTGGTTCTTGAGTTACTCCCTTAGTTTTCTGCCATTTTCACTCAAATTTTTTCAGcagaaagagagaaaggaagCAAGCGTCTGCATGTGTGACAAAGGCATATGGGAAGAAACAGAAAGAAAAGATTGGTTAAAGGAGTGAGAGTtggtatataaataataaagaaaaatggaTGATTAGATTAATAATGGAGAGATCGTGAGCTCTTGGGTTCTTCAACAGCTCAGCTGTTAATAAGCAAGTAATGAAGGGAAGCTTTTGGACTCATTGGAAGTTTCTCCGACATTAAACATGGTTAGAGAATGTGTTCCTCATCACTGGCACCTATGCATTCTTCTACTTCTTCTGTTATTGTAATATGCCACTCTACCACTTCAAGTAATgtcttattatattaatttctttCAAATAGATCTTTCATCCTTATATTCCACTTGTCTGTGAAAAGGACTATAAATATAACATCAAAGTGtaagtttaaaatttacttGTGAAATTCGCCTTTCAATTatcatgaaaaaataaataagttcaaataaaatcaaataaattgagAAAATTGTAACTCAtaagataaatttaattttgtatatttGAGTGGATTTAGTAGCTAAGATCTTTTGTGGCAGGTGAGTTGTGGTTTTGAAGTCTAAGATCTAATGGTGTGCAGCTTTGCAAAAGCTACTAGTAAATTTATTGTTGAAAAGCTTCTTTTAAAGTAGCTTAGATGGGGGGTTTAGTGTGGAACCCAAAGTTGCATATATGCTCAAAATGATTATTTTTGGATTAAATGCTGAAGGGTAACCTCTAAGCATGACTCAAaaagttttcttttaattgctttttttatatataatttataaatatgacAAGAATAGGGGAATCATGGTATTGATGTAGTACCCATATGATTTAGTAGAGGAAGTACTATTGTGTCTCTTATTTTAATGATACAATGAAATAAAACAGATCAGCATCATCAttgattgattaattaattggGGAATTATagggttagggttagggttagggCTAGGTTTGTTATTTGTTGTGGAATCTTTCCATGTTCTTTGATTAGCCTAAAACACAAAGAAAGGCCAAAAATGGCAATGTTCTTCTCATTTTCTTCACCTTTGGATCTATGCTTGATGTGGGCAACACCAACTTTGATGTTTAGGGCACCTTTTGTGTTAAGGGCAGCACCAACTTTTGTAGAGAAATTTGGCATTTGAGAGGAGGGTGCtcagtttattaaaaaaaagaaaaaagaaaaaaggaaaggaaTGTAGAGAGGAAGGACAAGAAGAAATAAACAAAAATGAAAGGAAGGAAGGAAACAAGAGGAAATGGGAGGAAAGTGATGCAGACTATGAATCATGGTGTGAGCCCACCAACACCCAATTTATTGTTTTagataaatattcttttttttatataaaaaaaaaaagaatatacaGAGGGAGAAGTTGTCATTTTTCACATGCACACATGTGAAAGTCTGGAAAATTAATCTCAATTTCctctaaatagaaaaaaataattaaaaaaaaatttgaaagggCAGCATCCTAGGAAGAAGTCCTCTCCTTTTCTCCTTCAtctaaaaaacaaataaataaattcttaaaatttttattaaattttaactaaatttaattcaatttaaaaaaaattgaaaaggttagattagattttaaaattttgacaaaaaggtgagttatttaattttttcagaaaaaaaaaatctttattattaattaaaaattgaagagACGGGAGATTGAAGGTGGGATGAAATGGGGATGACGTGGCCCACATGCCCAAccctaattattttttataaaaaaaccttaattaattaaatcccCTTCCATGATCTATCTTTCAAGTGCTGACTGCACAGCTGTCACGTGCATGTGTTTAGTcatgaatatataatttaaaaaatatatattaattacaaatataaatcagatttaatcctaatactattatttaattacaatttttttaaaaaaaatctaaataatcgAACTCCAATTATTGAAATATATCCCATCGTAAATATGTAATAGAAAATAATAACGGGATCGTTTATCTACTGATAATAGCGgaattttttatctattaatcgatattgattgaatttttaaaaaatttaataattaattctatttcttttaaaatataaaaattaatatgaaatcaagttacatatttttatataattatttattttaaatttaaattaatttattatattcgttcattttataaatttattaatttgagtaTAAGATTGAAACGTTAAATATCtcattttattgataatttttattaatattatactttaaattttagaatataatatgtgtatattataaaaacttaaattttgttttgttggagttctaaaatttattgaatatattttaaagatttgaCTCATCCATCCTTATGGTTACTCTTAGGAAGAATATAAGAAATTGAGATTGAAttttattagtaattaattaattttattgatattataaataaatttaaatctaatttacaattaaaactttaaaacattaatgaATATATTTGATGTTATGTCATTAATTGAACATATAAAAATAGGAAGAATAGTCAAATAATAgagttgattaaattttaattagttgttaaaattaatttactttgaatttttgtaatttaaattaattttttaatccatattaaaaaacaattaatatttaatatactcAATTTATCAATCCATTTTAAAGATAGATCCTATACTAATATTAAACAGAgtcaaatattaataaataaataaataaataaatttctcatTATTTTAATCCAACTCCATGTTAAGTATATATTTGcatatcatttgattaatacttaattttgtaaaattactTGAGATGTGGAAAATCCAAGATCAGGATAAAAAATCATTGCATCTATGTTCCAACAAAATCTTAAAATTTCAACCCGAGTAAAGACCCGACAGAGATTCAGGGCCAGAGGAACCATCGCCAAATCGCTGCTATATTGGGAAGGCTATGTTGAACGACAACAAGAATTCAAACAATTGGAGGCTAAGAGGTACCCAAAACAAAAGAGAAGACAACTTTACAATAATCCAGAAAAGAGATGCGAGTAGGGTTGAAAAGAGTTATAACAAAGAAACATTATCGTGAGCCAAATAATAAAGGAGGTGTGACAGAGTTTTATCGattgttaaattaaataaatgttaTGTTATTTGATGATTGTCGAACCTTTTATATCTGGGATAAGATCAAACCCTAATGAGGAAAATGGATTCAAAGTCTATCAGATCttttttgaaatgaataaaCTCACATTGCGTATTTCAGTCCAGACAGAAAATCAGGCTGATCAAATCTCACACAAGGATTTTTTTGAAGAAAATTCAGTCTGATAATATGATCAAAGGAAAAAGAGGAGGTCCGGTAACTTCACATCCTGTCTGCATGTGTGTCAAAGAAATTATATAACCGTTTGATGTGAAAAAGTGTTCTGACACATTCatacttataaatttaagtgggaaaaatatatgacattaTAGTGAAAAAATAATTAGACGTTGCTTACAGATAAACACAAATCGATAAAGAGAGTTTATCAGTAAAGTTTACTTGAAAGTACGTAACATTTCATTtgcaagatatatatatattaaattttgtttgaaaaaaacaaaaatataatttgtGATGGTATCA
This genomic interval from Manihot esculenta cultivar AM560-2 chromosome 12, M.esculenta_v8, whole genome shotgun sequence contains the following:
- the LOC110628923 gene encoding auxin-responsive protein IAA11 isoform X1 encodes the protein MHLLLPGGDGEATSASMSTVSGDDHAVMSSEDSSSPDEAELELALGLSLGGFRTRQAACKTQYARILTAKDFPSAVASSSSSSSTSSSSSTLSRANATAGIKRTADSVSAPNGASSQVVGWPPIRAYRMNSMVNQAKSVATEEYNSIIGKNKSKTSVLDKTNNGSNMNNNHSKVRNSLFVKVNMDGIAIGRKIDLNASGCYETLAQTLEDMFLRPTLTNNAMRPEHNLMIDATRCSKLLDGSSEYVLTYEDKEGDWMLVGDVPWGMFLFSVKRLRIMRRSEATGLAPRFQERNGRQRSKPI
- the LOC110628003 gene encoding MDIS1-interacting receptor like kinase 1; the encoded protein is MREKNMELRILVFFCCCCIGFHSFCSAALNEEASALLSIKGGLLDPLNKLQDWKLSNNATHCNWTGVRCNSHGAVEKLDLSQMNLSGNISDDIQWLRSLASLNLCCNGFSSYLTKAIANLTSLISIDVSQNLFVGSFPTGLGRAAGLTLLNASSNSFSGFIPEDIGNATLLETLDLRGSFFEGSIPKSFNNLQKLKFLGLSGNNLTGKIPAELGQLSSLERIIIGYNEFEGGIPAEFGNLTNLKYLDLAVGNLGSEIPAGLGRLKVLETVFLYQNNFEGKIPDAIGNLTSLQLLDLSDNMLSGEIPAAIAELKNLKLLNLMCNQLTGAVPAGLGWLTQLQVLELWNNSLSGPLPIDLGRNSALQWLDVSSNAFSGEIPAGLCSGGNLTKLILFNNAFTGSIPPSLSACFLLVRVRMQNNFLSGTIPIGLGKLEKLQRLELANNSLTGQIPNDLASSSSLSFIDLSRNHLRSSLPSTILAIANLQTFIASNNNLDGEIPDQFQDCPSLSVLDLSSNHFSGTIPASTASCQKLVTLNLKNNQLTGEIPKAIAMMPTLAILDLSNNSLTGEIPENFGTSPALEVLNVSYNRLEGPVPANGVLKTINPDDLKGNAGLCGGILPPCSHSLLAESQQKGLHTKRIVAGWTIGISSVFAVIIALIVARSLYKRCYSNGSCFEESLEMGKGEWPWRLMAFQRLGFTSADILACVKESNVIGMGATGTVYKAEMPRLNTVVAVKKLWRSGRDIKTGSSDDFVGEVNLLGKLRHRNIVRLLGFLHNDTDMMIIYEYMPNGNLGEALHGKQAGRLLVDWVSRYNIAVGVAQGLAYLHHDCQPPVIHRDIKSNNILLDANLEARIADFGLAKMMIRKNETVSMVAGSYGYIAPEYGYTLKVDEKIDIYSYGVVLLELLTGKQPLDPEFGESVDIVEWIRKKIRDNRPLEEALDNSVGNCKHVQEEMLLVLRIALLCTAKLPKERPSMRDVITMLGEAKPRRKSSSNSSDHDSNKDKPIFSTSPVNGLV
- the LOC110628923 gene encoding auxin-responsive protein IAA11 isoform X2 codes for the protein MHLLLPGGDGEATSASMSTVSGDDHAVMSSEDSSSPDEAELELALGLSLGGFRTRQAACKTQYARILTAKDFPSAVASSSSSSSTSSSSSTLSRANATAGIKRTADSVSAPNGASSQVVGWPPIRAYRMNSMVNQAKSVATEEYNSIIGKNKSKTSVLDKTNNGSNMNNNHSKVRNSLFVKVNMDGIAIGRKIDLNASGCYETLAQTLEDMFLRPTLTNNAMRPEHNLMIDATRCSKLLDGSSEYVLTYEDKEGDWMLVGDVPWGLMARQ